The segment GCGGTAGCCGCCCTCGGTGCCGACGAAGTGCACGAAACGGCCGGTGGCACCCACGGTCTCGGGCCGGCTGATCCTGTTCGGGTAGGTCAGCGTGAAGGTCCGCGTGGTGCCGCCGGGCGTCGCCACGGTGGCCTCGACGACGCAGCTGTAGCAGGGCTCCGACCCCCCGCCGACGGGGGGACCGTCCGCTTGGCCGACACCGACCAGGCGGCCGTCACCGGTGGGCGTCAGCGCGCCACAGAGCGGATCTTCCGCTTCGCAGCTCCAGGTCGGGGTGGTCTTGCGCGGGGCCGTGAGGGACAGGTCGTATCCCTGGTGGCTCCACGACTTGTCCGTGTGCTCGACCCCGAGACGGCCGTTCGCCATGGAGAGGCGGGACCGCTCGACGGGGGTGGGCGGGGTCGCCAGGACCTGCGTGGTGACCGGGAGGCGCGCGGCGTCGAGGGAGACGCGGCGTACGCCCCAGTGGGCGGAGTCCGTGCCGCCGACCACGTACACGTCGGCGTCCGAGCCGGTCAGGATCCCGGAGCCGGGGGCGGCGAGGATGCCCAGGTCGCGCCGGGCGCCGGTGATCGACGTGGCCTTGAGCGGGCGCGGGCCGTACGTGTCGGTATCGGTGTAGTTGCCGACGATCCAGTCGCCGAGGACGGCGAGCGACGCGTAGGTGCCGGCGGCTCCGGTCACCAGCTTCACGGTCCGGCCCTGGTCGCCGGTGTCCTTGCGGGAGACGACGAAGGCCTCGGAGGTTTCGTACTCGTGGTACTGGACGATCCAGTCGGCGCTGAGGGACGCCAGAAGGTTGCCGGGGGCGCTCGGCTTGCCGGGCACGCCGACGAATCCGCCCGTGCCGAAGTCGACGAGGCCGAGCGCCTTGCCGATGCCGTCCCCGTACCGGACGAGTGCGCCGACGCCGTCGAAGGCGATGACCTCGGGCCGTTCATTGCTCCGTCCCGGGAGGTCCACCTCCAGGTCGGCGAGCGCACCGGGGCCGACGCCCAGGAGGTGGAGGGAGGTGGAGCCATCGGCGCCGGGGGCGTAGCTCAGGAGCCGGTCCGGGCCGAAGGCGGGCAGCAGCCTGTGGCCTTCGGGGATGTACCGGGACCGGGTGACGCCGGTCGCGAAGTCGTGCAGGGTGGTCGCGCTGCCGGCGGATCCGAGGCAGACGACCTTGTCACCGTGGAAGACGGCGTCGGAGCCTTGATAGCCGCAGGCGCCGAACTCGGCGACCCGCCCGTCCTGGAAGCTCTGCCAGCGCAGCGTCTGCTCGGTGTCGTCGCCCCATGTCTGGAGGCCGGTCCCGGCGGCGTACAGGCTCTGGTGCGGCGGTGCGACGGTGGGCCTCGCGGCGATCGTCACGTCGTACGGCGCATCGGACCCGGTGGCGGCGACGGCGGCGGGTGCGGTGGCTGCGGCCGTCAGGCCGGTGAAGCCCAGGGTCGCGCTCAGTGCGAGCGCGACGGCTCTTCGGACGGACAAGTACGTGTGTCCCCTCGTGCGGGTGTGAAGCATGCAGACGGAAGCGACACAGGGGGGCGGCCCGACAGGCCCGACAGGCCCGACAGGCAAGCGTGCAAGGCAGGCAAGGCAGGCACGACAGGGCGAAGTGGACCGCGCGGGCCGGGGCCGGCGGGACCCCCCCTGTCGGCAGCCGGATCGTACATTCACGCGAATCAAACGCGCCAGAAACCCACCTGCGCGCGGGCCGGAAAGCCCTCTTCCCGGCCCTGGAGGCCACCTTCCGGGAGCCCGCGCCCGGGGCGCCACCCCTCGGGGCTCCACCCCCGGCCGCAGCCCGCCCAGCACCTGCAGAACACCCCCGCACATCACCCCTGACCTGGGCTTTCACCCCTCCGCCCCCTACCCTGAGGGGAGACTCGGAGGGGGATCCAGATGGACCTGAACAACCGTGACATCCGTACGATCGAGGACGTACTCACCCTGCTCGACGGGCTGTTCGCACCCGAGGCCGACCGGTGGTCCGACGGTGGGGCCGACTGGTGGGACGGGTTCTACGCCGACCGGGACAAACCGGTGCCTTTCTTCGTCGCCAAGCCGGACGAGAACCTCGTGTCGTACGGCGAGCGAGGGCTGCTTCCGGCCGGCGGCGGCCGGGCCCTCGACCTCGGGTGCGGGCCCGGGCGGAACAGCCTGCACCTCGCCTCGCTCGGCTACCGGGTGGACGCCGTCGACCTCTCCCCCACCGCCATCCGGTGGGCGGAGGAACGCGCCCGGGACGCCGGAACCACCGGGATCCGGTTCGTCCGCGGCGACGCCTTCGCACCCGGCACCGGCCTCGACGGACCGTACGACCTCGTCTACGACTCCGGCTGCTTCCACCACCTGCCGCCGCACCGCCGCGTCGGCTACCTCGCGTTCCTGGACCGCGTCCTCGCGCCCGGCGGGCACTTCGCGCTCACCGCGTTCGCCGCCGGGGAGGGCGGCATGGGCTCCGAACTACCGGACGCCGACTTCTACCGGCAGGGCCGGCTCGACGGTGGACTCGCCTATACGGACACGTCGTTGCGCACCCTTTTCGCCGAGCCGACAGAGCCCGGCCCAGCAGAGCCCCGCCCGACAGAGCCGGACCCGACAGAGCCCGGCCCGACCACCCCGGACCTGACACGGTCCGGACTGACCGAGGTCGAGATCCGTCGCATGCGCGACGAGCCCGCCGACTCCCCGTTCTTCGGCGAATCCTTCCTCTGGACCGCCCTCTTCCGACGCCCGTAATCCGGTGGGGGCGGGCACCCGGCGCCCCTACCCTGAACTCCATGGGCCACGCGAGGACTTCATACGTCTGTTTGCCGTGCCGCGCCTCGTACAAGCAGTCGTACCCGGAGCCGTACGACAGGGCGCGCGAGCGGCGGTGTCCGCGCTGTGCGCGCGCCCTCATCCACGTGGGGTCCGCCTTCGCGCCGCCCCGGCGCCGGGACGTCTCGGCCTGGCGGGCGCTGTCCGTCGTCCTCCGTGCCGGCATCCGGTTCCACAAGAACTGCTGCTTCGGCGGGCCCGGTTACCGCCCCCGCACCCTCTCCGAGGTCAAGGCCGGCCTGGTGCGCGCCCAGCGCACCGGAGAGCCGATCGCGAAGGCCCTCCTCGGCGTGGATGAGAGGGGTGGCGGGCACTGATCCGCCCGGCCGGCCCTCACATCGACGTCAGGTGCTCCGCGAGGCGGTCGTACTGCTCCCGCACCCCCGCCTCCATGCCCGCCGCGAGCGCCTGGTCCCTGATCTCGTTCGACGGCCAGAAGGACGTGCTGGTCAGGGCCGTACCGCCGTCCGGGGTGGCGTCGAAGGTGAGGGTGACACGGACCGCTGCGGTGTCCGGCATCTGCTCGAAGACCTCTGTGTAGTCGAGCCGTTCGACCGGGACGACGTCCTCGTACGTGCCGGAGAAGACGATCTGCTGACCGTCGGGGGCGGTCTGCCCCCAGCGCCAGGCGCCGCCCACCCGCAGGTCGATGTCGAGGACCGTCGTGGTCAGCGCGGACACCCCGTACCACTCCCGCACGTGCGCGGGGACCGTCCACGCCTCCCAGACGCGGGCCGGCGGGGCGTCGAAGGTGCGGGTGATGACCAGCTCGCGGTCGGCCGGCGTCGTCAGGAGGGTGACCATGGTCCGTTCCCTTCACGCAGGGGCACTTCCAGGATCCCCCCGACGCCCCGGCCGAGCACTTTCGTAAACCGACCGAGCACTTTCTAAACCAAGTGAACATGTTCAACAGGTGAGCGCTAAAGTTCTGCCACGCGGCCGCCTCGACCATGGCGCAGCCGCCGTCTTCAGACCTGTGGGGGGTCCCCTTTGCCGCGCTCTACGCGCAGGCTTCCGCACGCCCTCGTGCGTGCCGCAGCCGTATTCGCACTCTCGGCGGGCGTCATCGTGCCCGCCGTCGTCCACGCCCCGGCCGCACACGCGGACTGGACCGCCGTCCAGGGCACCACCGAGGACGACGGGCGCTACACCGTCACCCTGCCCAGCACCGCGCTCTGGGTGAAGGTCAGCGTCCTGGCCTCGACCGCCGCCGACGCCGCGGTCCTCGCCTCCACGGAGGAGGTGGAACCCAAGGGCAGCTGGCTGACGACCAAGGCACCGCTCACCCTGCCCGAGGGCACCGCACTCGGCAGCTACCCGATCAGGGTGGACTACCGCCTGCCCGGCGAGACCACCAAGCAGTGGACCGCCGGCACCTACGACCATCTGCCGCACATCGGCGTCGGGAACCTGTCCTACGACCGTTCCTCGACGGACTGGGACCACCGCAAGGCGGTGCTCACCGGCACCACCACCCTGTGGAACCCGGCGACCGGCGAGCGCACCACCGCCCCCGAGGGCACCAAGGTGCAGGTCAGTCTGCCCATCGAGAACATCACGACGCGCACCGTCACCGCGTTCGCCACCGTGGGCGCCGACGGGACGTTCTCGCTCCCCGTCACGCCCAACGGCACCGTCACCGGCGGCACGGCCAAGATCGTGGGGACGACACCGGGTCTCGACCCCGACGACGCCGCCTCCCTGCCGTGGCTGCCCGCCGACGCGACCCTCAAGTACCGGATCACCACGAACATCAGCAAGTACCGCGTCCTCGCCGGGACCGACGTGCGCGTGAGCGGACGGGTGGAGCGGCTCACCCCGGCCGGCTGGAAGCCGTTCGCGGGCGTTCCCGTCGTCGCCACCAGCCGCGAGCCCCAGTACGAGAACACCGCGTCGAACGTGATCGGCGGCAACAACACGGCGGCGAACGGCACCTTCTCCTTCAACGCCCGCCCGACCTACGCCACCGCGGACATCTTCACCTCGCTGCGGCCCTCGCCGTACTTCGCGGGCACGCCCCGCCCGTACGACAAGAGCGACATCGTCGTCCCGCAGCAGTTCTCGTACGGCGCCTACAAGATGTCCCTGGACGCGTACGGCAAGGTCACCGCGACCGGCAGGCTCGGCAGCGGCAACACGTACTGCGAAAGGACGCAGCCGGTCGCCCTCCAGGTCTCCCGCGACGGCGGGCGCACCTGGGGCACCCTGCGCTCCGGCACCACCGACAACTACTGCGCGTACACCCTCTCCGCCTGGGGCTACACCACCGCCCTCTACCGGGTCCACCACACGGAGACGGACCGGTTCGTGGCCAAGACCGGGTCGGCCGTCCGCCTCGCCCGCTCCGAGACCCGCTTCTCCGCCTTCACCATCAGCCCCACCCGGCCCACGGTGAACGGCAAGATGACGGTCTCCGGAACGGTCCAGCGCAAGGTCAACGGGGTCTGGAAGCCGCTCCCCGGCGTGAAGCTGACGCTCCTGTTCAAGCCCAAGGGCGAGAACACCTGGTACTGGGTGACCAAGAGCATCTCCACCAACAGCAGCGGCAAGTTCAGCTACCGGGCCACCGCCTACGAAGACGGCTCCTGGGCCACGGTCCTGCAGCCGCCGGCCGGCTACTTCTACAGCGAGACGAAGGCGAAGTACATCGATGCGCGCTGACCTCCGCCGACGCCTCTCCCTCGCGGCGGTGCTCACCGTCGCGGCGCTGACCGTCACCACCCTGCCCGCCGCCGCCCTGACCGGCACCGCCCCGATCGGCAGCGCCGAGGCGGCTGCGGCCGCCCCGGGCCCGATCGGCATCGGCCCGGCCCTCACCGATGACGCCCAGCGCGGCACGTTCAAGGTGGCGGCCTGGACCGACGCCCCGCGGGCCACCGTCGCCAAGGTGTCGGCCCGGATCCGGCAGGGCGACACCGTCCTCGCCGAGATCCCGGCCCTGGCACCCGGCAACCCCTGGGACCCGCTGACCGCGGGCCGGTTCGTGCTGCCCGCCGAGGCCGCACTGCGGCTGACCGAGGACGGCGGCACCATCCCGGCCCTCGGCACGTACGCCATCGACGTCACGGCCACCGACTCGCTGGGCAACAAGCTCACCCGCACCGACGCCGGCACGCTGGACTTCCGGCTGCGCCCGCAGTTCGACACCTTCGGCATCGGCACCCCCGCCTGGGACGACCGGAACGCGCGCCCGAAGGGCACGCTGCTCGGCATCCAGCCCGGCTCCGGGGACGCGGTGCCGCTGTCCGGCCGCACGATCACCGTCGCACCCACGTACACGACGCCGGGCTCCGCCACGACCGTGGTCACCGACGCCACCGGCGCGTTCCTCGGCAGCCCGATGCCCGTGAACGACGCCTACGCCACCTTCGAGGCCACGTTCTCCGAGGACAGCACCGAGGTGCACGGCTCGGTCGCCGAGACGCGCCGGGTGTACGAGGTGACGGGGCGCGCGGTGAAGATCACCGCCACCGCCGACAAGAAGCGGGCGCTCAGCGGCGAGGCCGTGACCATCAGCGGCCGGGTCACCGACACGGCCGCCGGGCAGGCCCCGCTCGCGGGCCAGACCCTCCAGGTCTCCCTCGGGGAGTACACGAGCAACACCCCGTACGGCACGACCGTCCTCACCGACGCGAACGGGCGCTTCTCCGTACGACTGATCGCCGCCTCCGGGCTCTCGACCTACGACGAGTACTGGCAGGTCCGGACCGCCGACCCGTTCCTGAAGTACACCGCGGTCAACGGCCGGATCGCCGTGCCGTGGGAGTCCCGGATCGACCTGCTCTCCCGCAGCCTGGCCGCCGACGGCCGGGTCTCGGTGGCCGGCATCTTCCGGGCCCGGTACACGCTGGGCACCCGCTCCACCGGAGGGGCCCAGTACGTCCAGCTGGAGCAGTCGGCGGACGGGAAGACCGGCTGGCGGAAGCTCGCCGGTGCGCAGACGAGCGACGGCTACTGGACGTCGTTCTCCGTCGCCGGGAAGAGCACCGGCGGCTACTACCGCGTCCGTCACCTGACCAGCGACGCGTACGCCGAGTCGAGCAGCAACGTCTTCCGCCTCGTGCGCACCTCCACCCGGATCGTCGGCATGAACGCCGGCCCCGAGCCGGTCCGCAAGGGCGCCTATGTGACCGCGACGGGCACGCTCCAGCACTACACGAGCGGGGCGTGGCGGACGTTCGGCAGCGGGTCCGTGGCCCTGCAGTTCCAGGCGAAGGGTTCGACGGCCTGGCGTCAGGTCGCCACCGGCCGCCCGGCCGCCGACGGAAAGATCTCGCTCAAGGCGAAGGCGACCGTCGACGGTACGTGGCGCCTCCGGTACTACGGGGACGCCACGCACTTCACGTCGCCGTTCTCGTGGGCCGACTACGTCGACGTGCGCTGATCGACTCTCGTGAAACGCCCGAGGGCGGCACCCCCTGGTGGGGGTGCCGCCCTCGTTCGCGTTCAGCGATGAACAACCGATCCCGGAGGATCAGAAGTCCATGTCACCGCCCGGCATGCCGCCGCCGGCCGGCGCGGACGCCTTCTCCGGCTTGTCGGCGATGACGGCCTCGGTGGTGAGGAACAGCGCGGCGATCGACGCGGCGTTCTGCAGCGCGGAGCGCGTGACCTTCGCCGGGTCGATGATGCCCTCGGCGATGAGGTCGACGTACTCGTTGGTCGCGGCGTTCAGGCCGTGGCCGACGGGCAGGTTGCGGACCTTCTCCGCCACGACGCCGCCCTCGAGGCCGGCGTTGACCGCGATCTGCTTCAGCGGGGCCTCAAGGGCCAGCTTCACGATGTTCGCGCCCGTGGCCTCGTCGCCCGAGAGGTCGGCCTCGAGCTTCTCGAAGACCGAGGAAGCCTGGAGCAGGGCCACGCCACCGCCGGCGACGATGCCCTCCTCGACGGCCGCCTTCGCGTTGCGAACGGCGTCCTCGATGCGGTGCTTGCGCTCCTTGAGCTCGACCTCGGTGGCGGCACCGGCCTTGATGACCGCAACACCGCCGGCGAGCTTCGCCAGGCGCTCCTGCAGCTTCTCGCGGTCGTAGTCGCTGTCCGAGTTCTCGATCTCGGCGCGGATCTGGTTCACGCGACCGGCGACCTGCTCGCTGTCACCGGCACCGTCGACGATGGTGGTCTCGTCCTTGGTGATGACGACCTTGCGGGCGCGGCCCAGCAGGTCGAGGCCCGCGTTCTCCAGCTTCAGGCCGACCTCCTCGGAGATGACCGTGCCGCCGGTGAGGATGGCGATGTCGTTCAGCATGGCCTTACGACGGTCGCCGAAGCCCGGGGCCTTGACCGCGACGGACTTGAAGGTGCCGCGGATCTTGTTGACGACCAGGGTCGACAGGGCCTCGCCCTCGACGTCCTCGGCGATGATCAGCAGGGGCTTGCCCGACTGCATGACCTTCTCCAGGAGCGGGAGCAGGTCCTTCACCGAGGAGATCTTGGAGTTGACGATGAGGAGGTACGGGTCGTCGAGCGACGACTCCATGCGCTCCATGTCGGTGGCGAAGTACGCCGAGATGTAGCCCTTGTCGAAGCGCATGCCCTCGGTGAGCTCCAGCTCCAGACCGAAGGTCTGGGACTCCTCGACGGTGATGACGCCTTCCTTGCCGACCTTGTCCATCGCCTCGGCGATGAGCTCGCCGATCTGGGTGTCGGCGGCGGAGATGGAGGCCGTGGAAGCGATCTGCTCCTTGGTCTCGACATCCTTCGCCTGCTCGAGCAGGGCGCCGGAGACGGCCTCGACGGCCTTCTCGATACCGCGCTTGAGGGCCATCGGGTTGGCACCGGCCGCCACGTTGCGCAGGCCCTCGCGGACGAGCGCCTGGGCGAGAACGGTGGCCGTGGTCGTACCGTCGCCGGCGACGTCGTCCGTCTTCTTGGCGACTTCCTTGACCAGCTCGGCGCCGATCTTCTCGTACGGGTCCTCGAGCTCGATCTCCTTGGCGATGGAAACACCATCGTTGGTGATCGTGGGGGCGCCCCACTTCTTCTCGAGGACGACGTTGCGACCCTTGGGGCCGAGGGTGACCTTGACGGCGTCAGCGAGCTGGTTCATGCCGCGCTCGAGACCGCGCCGGGCCTCCTCGTCGAACGCGATGATCTTGGCCATGTGAAGTGGTCCTCCCGGACATGGGGTGGATAACGCTCCAGGACCGCGCCGACGCCCGCGACGGACGGCCTCCGTAGCTCCGCGTGGTTCCTTGCCCCACCCGGCCGGCGGCCTCGTCTGCCCGATCCTCGTAGCACTCTCACCTTCCGAGTGCTAACGCCAATGATTAGCACTCGCCCTAGGAGAGTGCAAGCGACTCTCGATGATCGGGATGCGGGGCAGGGGGTGACGGAAGGGGCGCGCGAGGGGCGCGGGAGGGGTCCGGGAACGCACGAGGGGTCCGCATCCCCTCAGGGATGCGGACCCCTCGACGGCGTTGCGTCGGTGGCCGATCGCGCCGCGCTCAGACGGCGAGCTTGACCATGTCCGCCTGCGGACCCTTCTGGCCCTGCGAGATCTCGAACTCGACTCGCTGTCCCTCTTCGAGGCTGCGGTAGCCATCCATCTGGATCGCGCTGTAGTGGACGAAAACATCCGCACCACCGTCGACCGCGATGAAGCCGTAGCCCTTCTCCGCGTTGAACCACTTGACGGTGCCCTGAGCCATGCCTAACTCCCCTATTACTGTGGCCCTTGCGCGGGACCGCACTTCGCGGACCCGGGTCAGACCCTGCGCCGGAACGCGTCGACCGCCGCTGAATGTATCTGCCCAACTGCCCTCTGCAACAGGTCAATCGAGCGAGAATTCTGGGCGTCGCGGAAAGGCGAATTGGGGAGAATCCCTTGAGTTACGGGGCAAGTCGGGCCCGGCAAAGCGTGCAGAGGGTACACATCGCACACGCACTTTGGCTGCTTCTTGTCGTGCGGGGACGCATTCTCATATGCGCCCGGCATGAGCAGCGGAGGGGACTTCCCCAACTCTACCGCGCTCAACCATGCAGAATTGCCCCTTCCGCTTTATGACGCGGAAGGGGCAATTCAAGAAAGACGGGACAACCGGTGTGGCCGGAGCGACGGCTCAGCAGCCGCCGGCGACGGCCGGGATGATCGAGACGCCGGCGCCGGCCGGGGTGGCCGTCTCCAGGCCCTGCTCGAAGCGGACGTCGTCGTCGTTCACGTAGACGTTGACGAAGCGGCGCAGCTTGCCCTGGTCGTCCAGGACGCGGGCGGAGATGCCCGTGTGGTTCTTCTCCAGGTCCGCGATGACCTCGGCGAGGGTCGCGCCCTCGGCCTGGACCTCGGACCGACCGCCCGTGTAGGTGCGGAGGATGGTGGGGATGCGGACGTTCACGGCCATGTCTTCGTAACCTTTCAGAGGGCCAGGCCGGCGTCGCGGAACGCGTCGAGGCTCGGGCGGATGGTGGCGGTCGCCTGAGAGGTGTCGGCCACCGCGTCCAGGGTCTTGAGTCCGTCGCCGGTGTTGAGGACGACGGTGGTGAGGTTCGGGTCGATCAGCCCGTTCTCGACGAGCTTCTTCGCGACACCGACCGTCACGCCGCCCGCGGTCTCGGCGAAGATGCCCTCCGTCTCGGCGAGGAGCTTGATCGCGGCCACGACCTGCTCGTCGTCGACGTCCTCCACGGCGCCGCCGGTGCGGCGGGCGATGTCGAGGACGTACGGGCCGTCGGCCGGGTTGCCGATCGCGAGCGACTTGGCGATCGTGTTCGGCTTCTGGGGCCGTACGACGTCGTGCCCGGCCTTGAAGGCCACCGACACCGGGGAGCAGCCCTCGGCCTGGGCGCCGAAGATCTTGTACGGCTTGTCCTCGACGAGGCCGAGCTTGATGAGCTCCTGCAGACCCTTGTCGATCTTGGTGAGCTGGGAGCCGGAGGCGATCGGGATGACGAGCTGGTCGGGGATGACCCAGCCGAGCTGCTCGCAGATCTCGTACGCCAGCGTCTTGGAGCCCTCGCCGTAGTACGGGCGGAGGTTGACGTTGACGAAGCCCCAGCCCTCGCCCAGCGGGTCGCCGATGAGCTCGGAGCAGAAGCGGTTGACGTCGTCGTAGTTGCCCTCGATGGCGACGAGGTCACCGCCGTAGACACCGGCCATGACGACCTTGCCCTGCTCCAGGTCGTGCGGGATGAACACGCAGGAGCGGAAGCCGGCGCGGGCGGCGGCGGCGCCGACGGCGCCGGCCAGGTTGCCGGTGGAGGAGCAGGAGAGGGTGGTGAAGCCGAAGGCGCGGGCGGCCTCGATGGCCTGGGCGACGACCCGGTCCTTGAAGGAGTGGGTCGGGTTGCCCGAGTCGTCCTTGACGAAGAGCTTGCCGGGGGCGACGCCGATCTCGCGGGCGAGGTTGTCGGCCTGGACGAGCTTGGTCCAGCCCGGGTTCAGGTTCGGCTTGTCGGCGACGTCGGCGGGGACGGGCAGCAGGGGGGCGTAGCGCCAGATGTTGGCGGGGCCGGCCTCGATCTGCTTGCGCAGTGCCTCGGGGTCACCGGTGGGGAGGTCGTACGCGACTTCGAGCGGTCCGAAACAGAGTTCGCAGGCGAAGATCGGGCCGAGTGCGAACTTTTCACCGCATTCGCGACAGGAGAGCCCGGACGCGGGACCGAGGTCGACCGAAGTGGCGGGGGTAACAGTCTGTACAGCCATGGAGGCGAGGCCCTTTCTCCTCATCTTTCCCATGACGAATTTTTCGCCATGAGACGGATTTGGCACCTTCCCTAGCCGGGAGCCTCGCTGGAGGACGAGTAACCGACTGGAGGGTTGCCGGGGCTTCAACGGGCCGTTTCCCTCTGCCCCTCTGGATGAGCGGTATTCGATTGTGAAGCGCGGTGAACTTTCGTTCCTGCGCTCCGGCGCGGGCGGCACCCCGACGTGCATCGGGCATCCGCGTTGTTCAAGACTGTAACCGAAGGCCCGGACGCTTGGACCGGCCGTCCGAACCGCGAGATGGAGATCACGTGCTGGAAGAGGTGGAGCGCTGGCTGGACCGGCGGTCCTGGTCCGTGGAGGACCGGCCGCTGGAGCGAATCCTCGCCGCCAAGCGAAACACGAAGGTCAGCGTCGTCCTGCCGGCGCTGAACGAGGAGGCGACGGTCGGTGACATCGTCGCCGTGATCCGGCGCGAGCTGATGTCGGAGGCGGTGCCGCTCGTCGACGAGCTGGTGGTGATCGACTCGGGCTCCACGGACCGTACGGCGGAGGTGGCGGCGGCGGCCGGGGCGCGGGTGGTCGCGCGGGACGCGATACTCCCGCGGATACCGGCCGTGCCGGGCAAGGGCGAGGTGCTGTGGCGGTCACTGATGGTGACCACCGGGGACGTCGTGTGCTTCGTGGACGCCGACCTGCGGGACTTCTCCGCGGACTTCGTGACGGGGATCGTGGGCCCGCTGCTCACCGATCCGGACGTCGACTTCGTGAAGGCGATGTACGACCGTCCCTTCGGCCCCGAGTTCAACGGGCTCGCCTCCGGCAAGACCGCCGGCCAGGGCGGTCGGGTGACGGAGCTGGTGGCGCGCCCGCTGCTGAATCTGCACTGGCCGCAGCTGGCCGGCTTCGTGCAGCCGCTCGGCGGTGAGTACGCGGCCCGCCGCTCGCTGCTCGAACGGCTGCCCTTCCCGGTCGGTTACGGAGTGGAGCTGGGGCTGCTCGTGGACGCCCTGCACACGGTGGGTCTGGACGCGCTCGCACAGGTGGACGTGGGGGTGCGCAAGCACCGGCACCAGGACGGTCTCGCGCTGGGCCGGATGGCGGCGGCGATCTACCGGACGGCGCAGCTGCGGCTCTCGCGGGGCCATCTGGTGCGGCCGCGGCTGACCCAGTTCGAGCGGGGCGAGAAGGGCTTCGAGCCGCGGACGTACGACGTGGACACGGAGGAGCGGCCGCCGATGGCCGACATCGCGGAGTACGCGCACCGCCGCGTGGCCTGACCGGACGGCCTGACCGCATGGCCCGACCGCGTGGCGTAACGCCGCATGATGATCCGTTTTGCCTACATTGCCCTTTTATGCGCTTCAGACAACAACACCTGGGCAGGGTGCTCGCGGTCGTCGCGGCCGCAGGACTGGCGGCGGGCTCGCTCGCCTTCACCGCGGCGGGGCCGGCCGCGGCGGATGTGGTCGAGCCCTTCGGCAAGCGGTACGACGAGTCGCTGTACGGCGACTTCACCACGATCGGCAACACGGTGATGGGCTGCCCGGCCGCCCCCGCCGACCTGGCCGCCCGCTGTGCGACCGCGGCGAGCGGCCAGGGCTCGGACGACAACAACACCTTCGTGATGCGGCGGATCGACGCGGGCGGCACCGGCGGCGGATACGGCTCCAGTACCGGCCACGTGCGGATCCCGGCGGGCGCCGAGGTCGCATACGCCCGGCTCTTCTGGGGCGGCAACGACGGCACGTACAAGGGTCCGAGCGGGGCGCGGCTGAAGCGCTGCGACATCTCCGGCACGGATGTCGAGCCCTCGCCCGGCGACCCGACGACCACCACCCCGCTGATCAAGGTCGGCTCGGCCGCGGCTGCCCCGGTCTCGATCGACAGCATGGTCGCCGACCCGGCCGACACCAACGGCCCGCACTACTACACGGGC is part of the Streptomyces sp. NBC_00250 genome and harbors:
- a CDS encoding SRPBCC domain-containing protein, which encodes MVTLLTTPADRELVITRTFDAPPARVWEAWTVPAHVREWYGVSALTTTVLDIDLRVGGAWRWGQTAPDGQQIVFSGTYEDVVPVERLDYTEVFEQMPDTAAVRVTLTFDATPDGGTALTSTSFWPSNEIRDQALAAGMEAGVREQYDRLAEHLTSM
- a CDS encoding deoxyxylulose-5-phosphate synthase, with protein sequence MGHARTSYVCLPCRASYKQSYPEPYDRARERRCPRCARALIHVGSAFAPPRRRDVSAWRALSVVLRAGIRFHKNCCFGGPGYRPRTLSEVKAGLVRAQRTGEPIAKALLGVDERGGGH
- the groL gene encoding chaperonin GroEL (60 kDa chaperone family; promotes refolding of misfolded polypeptides especially under stressful conditions; forms two stacked rings of heptamers to form a barrel-shaped 14mer; ends can be capped by GroES; misfolded proteins enter the barrel where they are refolded when GroES binds), which translates into the protein MAKIIAFDEEARRGLERGMNQLADAVKVTLGPKGRNVVLEKKWGAPTITNDGVSIAKEIELEDPYEKIGAELVKEVAKKTDDVAGDGTTTATVLAQALVREGLRNVAAGANPMALKRGIEKAVEAVSGALLEQAKDVETKEQIASTASISAADTQIGELIAEAMDKVGKEGVITVEESQTFGLELELTEGMRFDKGYISAYFATDMERMESSLDDPYLLIVNSKISSVKDLLPLLEKVMQSGKPLLIIAEDVEGEALSTLVVNKIRGTFKSVAVKAPGFGDRRKAMLNDIAILTGGTVISEEVGLKLENAGLDLLGRARKVVITKDETTIVDGAGDSEQVAGRVNQIRAEIENSDSDYDREKLQERLAKLAGGVAVIKAGAATEVELKERKHRIEDAVRNAKAAVEEGIVAGGGVALLQASSVFEKLEADLSGDEATGANIVKLALEAPLKQIAVNAGLEGGVVAEKVRNLPVGHGLNAATNEYVDLIAEGIIDPAKVTRSALQNAASIAALFLTTEAVIADKPEKASAPAGGGMPGGDMDF
- the thrC gene encoding threonine synthase, which codes for MRRKGLASMAVQTVTPATSVDLGPASGLSCRECGEKFALGPIFACELCFGPLEVAYDLPTGDPEALRKQIEAGPANIWRYAPLLPVPADVADKPNLNPGWTKLVQADNLAREIGVAPGKLFVKDDSGNPTHSFKDRVVAQAIEAARAFGFTTLSCSSTGNLAGAVGAAAARAGFRSCVFIPHDLEQGKVVMAGVYGGDLVAIEGNYDDVNRFCSELIGDPLGEGWGFVNVNLRPYYGEGSKTLAYEICEQLGWVIPDQLVIPIASGSQLTKIDKGLQELIKLGLVEDKPYKIFGAQAEGCSPVSVAFKAGHDVVRPQKPNTIAKSLAIGNPADGPYVLDIARRTGGAVEDVDDEQVVAAIKLLAETEGIFAETAGGVTVGVAKKLVENGLIDPNLTTVVLNTGDGLKTLDAVADTSQATATIRPSLDAFRDAGLAL
- a CDS encoding class I SAM-dependent methyltransferase is translated as MDLNNRDIRTIEDVLTLLDGLFAPEADRWSDGGADWWDGFYADRDKPVPFFVAKPDENLVSYGERGLLPAGGGRALDLGCGPGRNSLHLASLGYRVDAVDLSPTAIRWAEERARDAGTTGIRFVRGDAFAPGTGLDGPYDLVYDSGCFHHLPPHRRVGYLAFLDRVLAPGGHFALTAFAAGEGGMGSELPDADFYRQGRLDGGLAYTDTSLRTLFAEPTEPGPAEPRPTEPDPTEPGPTTPDLTRSGLTEVEIRRMRDEPADSPFFGESFLWTALFRRP
- a CDS encoding MoaD/ThiS family protein — encoded protein: MAVNVRIPTILRTYTGGRSEVQAEGATLAEVIADLEKNHTGISARVLDDQGKLRRFVNVYVNDDDVRFEQGLETATPAGAGVSIIPAVAGGC
- a CDS encoding cold-shock protein, whose product is MAQGTVKWFNAEKGYGFIAVDGGADVFVHYSAIQMDGYRSLEEGQRVEFEISQGQKGPQADMVKLAV